aactttaatATATACTCGATACATCTTTGAGTTTTGATTTTCTGGTGTGTTTTACTGGTTCCCAATTACCCGTATTTATATTGTGAAtttttgggtccagtttcttgtttttgattggatttcttttttttttttagataaggtatccaatgttctttgtcatttttccaccgattattggtggtcaTGTCCTTCCACTTACATAGTGGATTTTCTTTTGGTGAGTGGGCCTAGTCACATGCcccttttaattttgtcgaggaatcttaggCTTTTTGTATCCTtgaggaaaatgtgaatgtggtccttccccacttgtccttgcttCAGTAgaatgtttccgatcagatctcggtttaAAACCTTTACCGAActccggttctttctgattttggcattcaggacagatgttttctgaccatcttcctatatgtgccatattacagaattttcggcgagtctctttactagccggcagcttgctgttccactgaaaatttcttttcttttcgaataggtcttctgcaaagcttgtagtttttcctgtcatagtgtttaacaggaatgatccatttaaagaattttggtaaaacttaaatggaaacttgactttgtccatctctgtgagacagacccagataccccatgctctcctggtagatatgtcatcttcattaaatgaagagactaagggggtttcatttgtaggaggatcctttataaatttttgagaattcacgtctggcctccttagcttgacaaaatgaaaggcttcgtgtgagccttttcctGTTGGTTCTGGTGCTGNTCTTTACTTGCCGGCATCTTGCTGTTccatagaagatttcttttcttttcgaatagatcttctgcaaagcttgtagtttttcctgtcatagtgtttaacaggaatgatccatttaaagaattttggtaaaacttaaatggaaacttgactttgtccatctctgtgagacagacccagataccccatgctctcctggtagacatatcatcttcattaaatgaagagactaagggggtttcatttgtaggaggatcctttataaatttttgagaattcatgtctggcctccttagcttgataaaatgaaaggcttcgtgtgagccttttcctgctggttctggtgctgcactgaaaaagtatagctccaaaacatctcctctggacaaatgatcattatttgcccaagtctcatgaacagcttcctgaatccattttggtaatgctgatatctccgggaagctgggcgaagtagtataaactgaggcaagagccccaaattcataccagtctttgacctcctttggatatgaattttgtttcatccataccctaggatattttcctgcaacatcaactcgaaccatggctgggttgatgccaattcttgtgtttaatttctcccaattctgttggtaaacctgaaatggagaaattgcattttcattagtaccaaccttagttttgcctttgtcagtacgaggcctaaggttgatctctccctcttcaatccccgtggtgaagggttgacttgaggactcgagataaggatctggagtctcaatttttgtttcagtcGACTCATCTAGaaatgatcccgacttaacacttgtgctaggggtatttgaatcccctgctccaggtatagagtcctgtactcgaaaactctctatTTGGAAAACCagtggtttctcaatgccttggaggataggtctttgcattacagaccataactgcgTATATGCCTttaaacatcctgtaattcgatcagagacaattctcttatcagcttgNNNNNNNNNNNNNNNNNNNNNNNNNNNNNNNNNNNNNNNNNNNNNNNNNNNNNNNNNNNNNNNNNNNNNNNNNNNNNNNNNNNNNNNNNNNNNNNNNNNNAATCTGGTacaatttccataaacttattagattgaatcataagttcaCCTGAGGTGCTGAGGCTTCCCTTTCTGCTCTAtatatctaacaatagttagatgttcttgtgtatattccaaaatattggaataatccttgtaaattatttttctcgaacctaagttcggattcataattttcgaaattctcctcctcaaacattttgtttctttataacaataaattttgtgtttgaaataaatcaacCTTAAGCTCTGATACAATTTGGTCTCCGTGCCCAACCCAGAGCTCCGGCTTTCGGATAAGGAGATGGGTAGGGTGACACAACAAAAGGTACCTATCAGCTTGCTAACCTCAATCTCTGTAGAAGAGCCTAGGTTATCCCCTACAGAGAGTCGTGCTTCGTGTCAGATCACACGATAGAGGCTCGGGGCTTTTtataagctctgataccatttcgaAAGCGCGGGgatcaattaaaatcaaaataggTTATAAGGGcgattttggtatttttaaagaatttttctCTCTCCAGGTACTAAAACCCAAACTTAATTACAAAAGGTACTGAATCTCAATTAACCCTTTGACTAATCTCTTCttccatttctttttcttcttttgccCTTTTGTGAAGTCAACTTTGACTTGTCGATTAACGTTCCAAGAAGTTTCAAGCATCGGCCGCCTCCAAGAAATGCAGCAAGCATTTAGTCGAGTTTAATCCATCGCCTTTAATTTGTAGACAAAACTTAAGGGAGATTAAGTCccaaaaaatgtgatttttctgttgaaggtacatatttttttttgtgaaattggATACATGTGGGGATCACGATATTTTAGTCTTGAGTTATTAATGATAAATTTACCTCCGGaatcaaattttcttttaaaatttataaattgagGTACAATTTCAATACATGACAGATAAGAGGTACGGGAATAGATTTAGGCTCAAAATACACGGGGAAGAAAACAATTATCTAATGGTTTAAAATTAACCCATTTATAGAAAAGGTTGAAAATGTTGAAAACCGAGAATTAAGTTATGTACtattgaaaaacataaaaactttcgtgagacagtttcacgaaTTAATTTAGTGATATGAATTTCTTATTTAGGTcactcataaattttttttacttctcatatcaaaattattacttaatattttaatctcacggataaagatatatatatatatatatgatatcatctcacaaaagacctatcaatagacaaaatattatagcaaaaacttgtgtgagacggtctcacggatcgtattttatgagacggaactcttatttgggtcatcaatgaaaaaatattactttttattgtaagagtgttattttttattgtgaatatcggtatggttgacctgtctcacagataaagattcgtgataccgtctcacaagagacctactcaaatatTATTCGAGGCTTGTACAAGATGATGTTATTagataaatgtaattttttgtttgttgcaattgaatttgaaacttgttccaaattttttgaaatattggtGTAATacaatgttatttttatgtatgaATGCATCATCATGTATACCATGGAAAGATGACTGGATTTTGCAAATTCTTAGTTGGAATTAAAGTAAATGCACTACGCGTAGTAGTGCACGCGCACCCACTCCAACCTTcattatacaaaacaaaatagtTCCCACAAGCCCTTCAATACGTCTCTCTATTAATTCTCTCCGCTCTCACTTTCGAACCCTGCTGAGCCCGAGGAAGGAGCAATCCTTTGACGGAGGGAGAAATTAAGCCGAGATCATGAGTTACTACAACCAGAATCAACCCCCGGTTGGTGTTCCTCCCCCACAAGGTTAGGGAAAATATGATCCGTTCttcgatttttctttctttttcctgTTGGATGGAAgaatttttacttgattttctTAAGTGGGTTTTTTATTTACAGGATATCCACCGGAGGGGTATCCGAAGGATGCGTATCCGCCGGCGGGTTACCCTCCGCAAGGCTATCCACCCCAGCAGGGCTACCCGCCCCAGGGG
This genomic interval from Primulina huaijiensis isolate GDHJ02 chromosome 14, ASM1229523v2, whole genome shotgun sequence contains the following:
- the LOC140957380 gene encoding protein CYSTEINE-RICH TRANSMEMBRANE MODULE 13-like → MSYYNQNQPPVGVPPPQGYPPEGYPKDAYPPAGYPPQGYPPQQGYPPQGYPPQYAPQYGAPPPQKQSGSAGFMEGCLAALCCCCLLDACF